The DNA region ATTCCGCACACGGGGTGGAATCAGGTTCAGGTCAAGAAAGAGGCGGCGCTCTTCGATCAAATCCAAGATGGGGCGTATGTCTATTTCAATCACTCGTATTATTGTCAGGCGAGTGATCCATCCGACGTGATCGCAGAAGTGGATTATGGCATTCGTTATGCGTGCGCGGTGCGGCGCGAAAATGTGTTTGGCGTGCAGTTTCACCCTGAGAAAAGTCAGGCGGTGGGGCTGCGCATTTTGAAAAATTTTGTGGAGGCGTGATGTTTACGATCTATCCCGGGATTGATCTGCGAGGCAGCAAAGTGGTGCGGTTGAAGGAGGGCGACCCCGCGCGGATGACGTCGTACAGTGATGACCCCGCCGAGACGGCACGGCGTTGGATCGACGCTGGCGCGGCTTGGTTGCATGTGGTGAATCTCGATGGCGCGTTCGGTGAAAGTGATAACGCGAATCGTGATGCGCTTGAGTCGATTTTGAAACTTGGTGTGCGCGTGCAATTCGGCGGCGGGGTGCGGTCGCTTGAGTCTATTGAGTCAGCATTATCGTTAGGCGTGAGCCGTGTCATCCTTGGAACGATTGCGATTGAACAGCCTGACATCGTGCGCGATGCCTTGACTCGTTTTGGCGCGGAACAGATTGCAGTTGGAATCGATGCGCGCGATGGGCTCGTGCGGACTCGCGGATGGAAAGATAACAGCGGCGTGCCTGCGCTTGACCTTGCGCTTCACATGCGGATCTTGGGGCTGGGTACCGTTATCTTTACCGATGTCAGCCGCGACGGTTTGGGCAGCGGATTGAACATCCCTGCAACGCGAGAATTATCTGAAAAAAGCGGACTCGATGTGATTGCTTCAGGCGGCGTGCATACCATCGACGATGTGAAGGCGGCGAAGGATGCGGGGTTGGCGGGCTGTATCATCGGGCGGGCGTTGTATGATGGGACGGTTGATTTACGAGAAGCGTTGCAGGTTTAAGGTTGAAAGTTGAAGGTTAACCTGCAACCTTAAACCTGTAACTTTCAACCGATTGGAGAACTATGTTAGCAAAACGAATCATCCCTTGTTTGGATATCAAAGATGGGCGCGTGGTGAAGGGCGTGAACTTTGTGAACCTGCGCGATGCAGGTGACCCTGTGGAACAGGCGAGGCTTTATGATGAGCAAGGCGCGGATGAGTTGGTGTTCCTTGATATTTCTGCAACGCATGAAGGACGCAAGACGACGTTGGAGTTGGTCAGCCGTGTGGCAGAGACGGTCTTCATGCCATTGACGGTTGGTGGCGGAATCCGCGAAGTGGACGATATGCGCAATCTGCTGCTGGCTGGCGCGGACAAGGTCAGTGTCAACTCGGCGGCGGTGAAACGACCTGAGTTGCTTTCTGAGGGAGCGAGTCGATTCGGGGCGCAGTGCATCTTGCTGGCGATTGACGCACGTAGAAATGGCTCAAGTTGGGAAGTGTACGTGGCGGGCGGACGTACCTCCACAGGCATTGACGCGGTTGAGTGGGCGGTGCGTGGCGTGGAATTGGGGGCGGGGGAGATCCTGCTCACCAGCATGGACGCCGATGGCACGCTCGCAGGCTATGACTTGGAGTTGACGAGTATCATCTCGAACATGGTGTCTGTGCCTGTCATCGCTTCGGGCGGGGCGGGGACTCCCAGTCACTTTGCGGATGTGCTGACAGTTGGCAATGCGGATGCGGCGTTGGCGGCGTCGCTGTTCCATGATGGGAAGTTGAGGATCCCTGAATTGAAAGAGGAATTGAGATTGCAGGGTGTGCCTGTTAGGTTGTGAAAATAACGATAGACCGCAGACGATGGAAAGAAATCGGCAATCGTTATCTGTGGTCAATGGTCTATCGTCTATGGTCTGGAGAAAAAGATGAATGATGATTTGTTGAGTGCAATCAAGTACGATGCGAACGGACTTGTCCCAGCCATTGTGCAGGATGTGACGACAAAAGATGTGCTGATGATGGCGTGGATGAATGCTGAGTCTTTGCAATTGACGATGGAGACAGGGGAGACGGTGTTCTGGTCACGCAGTCGGCAGGAGATTTGGCACAAGGGTGCGACATCTGGCAATGTGCAGAAGGTGGTCGAGGTCCGCTTGGATTGTGATGCGGATACGTTGCTGATACTGGTCGAGCCAGCGGGTCCGGCGTGCCATACGGGCGAGCGGACGTGTTTTTACAAATCGGTTGAAGGTTCAAAGTTGAAGGTTGAAAGTTAAGACCAAAACCTGCAACCTTCAACCTTCAACCTGTGACCTGAAACAGGAGAAGTCATGAGCATTCAATGGTTGTTTGATGTGATCGAAGAGCGAAAGAAGAATCCCAACGAGAAATCTTATACAACAAGTCTGTTCAATGAAGGCTTGCCGAAGATCGCGCAGAAGGTGGGCGAAGAAGGGACGGAAGTAGTCGTAGCGGCGTTGGCACAGGAAGATCAGCGTCTCATTGAAGAAGTTGCCGACTTGACCTATCACACACTGGTTCTGCTTGCCGCACGCGGGTTGACTCCGGCGCATGTCATTGCCGAGTTGGAGAAGCGCCATAAATGACAAAAATTATTTTGCTTGATGTTGATGGTGTATTGGTTACACCTGGCGGGTATCGCGCTGCATTACATGCCACCTTGAATCATTTCGCTCATTTGATGGAGGCGTCGCAATATAATCTCGAAGAGGAACAATTATCTGAGTTTGAGAAGCGCGGCATTTTTAGCGAATGGGATATGACTCCGCTATTGATCGGTGCCATGTGGAATGAAGTTCTTTCCCATCATCCGGGTGTGCGCCTGCCCGCCAATCTCACAGCCGCCGCAAAAGAGATCGGGCAAGATTTGAATCACAAGCACCTGCCCGAACATTTGCATATTCCGTTTTTTCAGATTGAAGATGGAAAGTACCCTGCCGAGTCTGCACTGCAACAGGGGTGCTTCCCGAACATCCCGCAAGAACTGCGAGTAAAACTACTCAGCCGCACACGCGATATTCACTTTTCCGAAACCATGCAGGTGTTTCAACAATTTTCTCTGGGAAGCCGTATCTTTGAAAAGACCTATAAGTTGCCAGCAGCATTCGAGACAGAGTCGCTCCTATCAAAGCATGATGTATCAAATCTGACGAAAGAAACCCTCGCTAAACTAAAAAACGACAGATACTATCTTTCAGTGCTCACGGCGCGCCCTTCTTCACCGCCCAGAGAGGTTGAGAATCCGCCATTTGGATACGCCCCTGAAGCAGAATTAGCGTTGGAATTGGTTGGATTGGCAGGTATTCCTATTACCGCCTTTGGCAAGTTGGAATACATTGCCGCGCAGCAAGGGCTTGATCCTGTGGTATTACTCAAGCCTTCGCCGTTTCAAGCCTTGGCAGGGACGCTTGCTGCATGGACAGGCGATGAACTTGGAGCACTGCAAGCTGCCTATGACTGGCACACCACTGGAAAATTGCATAGTCGTTTTGCCGAACTTCCCAAATCGTTCGACTTGATCGTTGTGGAAGATACAATGGGAGGCATTCGTTCAACGCAGAGCGCGGACGAAATCCTGAAAAAGGCGGGATTTAATGTAACCGTCCGTCCCTTTGGGCTGACTCTGGGAAGCACGACTAAAGCGTCCACATTCGAGAAGGCAGGCGTTCCATATTATGAAGATTGGCAAACACTGGCAGTGGAGATTGGACTATAAAGTGATTAGCTTCGAATCCATCTTGGCAGCAAACTTTGCATCTTAGTGTACTTAATCTGCACTAAGTTTTATTGTTTTTTCTGGTGCCATGCTGCGCCAATTTTTGACGATGGATCGTCTACTCTGTTGGTGGAGAGTTGGAATGCCTAGTTTGCAGCATGATCTACGAATACTGCAAACTCTCGCGCACACTCATCCGCGCGGCTTGACGGGCAGGCACCCACGAAGCGGAAATGGAGATGACCAAAATCATCGCGAGCCAGATGAACACGGCGGGGGTGTTGAAAGCGTAATCCAAATCTATATCGAGCATGGTCTGACCGAGCGCGCGGGCGAGCGGTGCGGCGATGACATAGGCGAGGGGGATGGATACCAACCAACTGACCAACCCCTGCAAGATGCCTTCCATGATGAAGATGGTCATCATCTGGCGGTTGTTCGCACCGATGGAGCGCATCACACCGATCTCGCGCTGCCGTTCCATCACGCTGATGCCGAGCGCCCATCAAGCCGATGCCGCCGACGGTGGCGACCAGCATTGCCAAGCCGAGGAACATGCCGATCATCGATTGAAACTGGTTGTTGGCGTAATCGCGTTCTTCAAAGACCACACTGGTGGTGTATAGATCGATGGATTTGTCTTCGGCTTCGTACACTGCACGTAGGTCGTCAGAGAGTTGCTTGATGTCGCTGGTCATTGTGCGGTCGGTCTGGATGTAAATTTGCGTGCCTTCATCCTGCACGCCTGTCGCGTCATAGACCGCTTCGAGCGGCGCATAAATGGCTTCGATGACAAAGCCGCCGCCATAGACCACGCGATACGTGCCGATCACTTCCCATTCCGAGTTGCCGAGTTCGCCCAAATTCAAGTTGATGGTATCGCCGACTGCGATGTTATTTTTCTCCGCCGTCTCGCCGCTCAACACGATCACATTCCCGTCGCCCGCTTCGAACCAGCGTCCACTGGTGATGATGGGTTGGTAGAGTCCGCTTTCAGCGGGGAGTCCGATCAATTGGGCACCCAGCCCCGCGGAGTCCTGGAGGCGTTCGCCTGCGCGCAGGATGGTCGCGTTGCGGCTGAACCACACTTCGGCGGCGGTCACGCCTTCCACATCCAATGCGGTTTGCACCAAATCTTCACTCGGCTGGTTGCGCGTGAAGCCAATGCGGAAGTCATATCCGCGCCGCGCCATGTCGTTGTCAAGTGTCAGCGTGGTGGACGAGATCAGACTCATCACGATCAGGAACATCACGCCTGCGGTGGATAAAACCAACAACGTCAGGATGAGACGACCCTTGCGGCGGAACATGTTGCCGAGTGCCGCGGCATACGGTGTGGATAAGAACACGCTTCCGACTCGCTCATCGAGCCTGTCCAGCCCATTCGAGCCGAAGTCTCCGCCGATGCCGTAACTTGCAATCGCTTCGCGGACCGTGATGCGCGCGCCCTTGAAAATCGGAATCAGCGCGGCGAGCGCAGGCGCGATCAACGCAGCGATGACTTGATAAGTGATGGCGCGAGTGGAGAATTCAAAGGTCGGGTAATCGATATTGAAGAGAATTAAAACCAACGCGTCATGCCGTAGGCGAATGCCATGCCCAACGGAAGCGAGACAATCAACGCCAGTACGCCATACACGAACACTTCCACGAGATAGATGCGTGCCACCACACTTGAACGTCCGCCAATGGATTTGAGGATGCCGATCTGGTCGGTCTGCTGGGTGATGATGGCAGTCATGGTGTTGAGCACCAGCACCACGCTCAAAAAGAGCGAGACGATTGCCATGATCTGCAAGATGAGATTGACGCCTTCCACGAACATGCGCCCCCAGTGGCGGTCGGGATCTTGATACAGTGTGACGATCACGCCCAAACCTTGCTCGCCCAACCGTTCGCCGATGTCGCCCGCGATCTCCTGTGCGCGTTCGAGGCTGTACTCGTCCACGCGCACCAATAATTGACCGTATTGCCCTTCAGGAATGCCAAACTCTTCCAAGCCTTCGGCGCTGACAAAGAAATGCGCCTGTCCGCCAAACTGCGGCGGCTGGACGAAGGGATGGCGAATCTGGCTTTGCACGGTGAACGAGGTCGGCTCACCGTCAATTTCAAAAGTGACATCGTCGCCAATCTCAATGCCGAAGTATTGACCCGTTAGGCATTCCATGCCCAAGTCCAAGCCTGTCGGGTAGCCGCCTTCCTTCAACACGAACTGGTCATAGACCTGTTCGTCGTAATCGCGCATGACCAGCGTGCTAAGTTTCCACGGCTCGTCGTCGCTGGTGCGGTAGCGGACGGAAATTTGGTTGACGGGGTCAATGTCTTCCACACCTTCGATGGTCTTCAAATCGTCCACGATGTCTGCATCCACGAAGTTGCGCAGAATAATGTTGACATGTGATGGGTTGACGTCACGATGCGAAGCATCCATGCCGCTGAGCAGCAAGTCCACCATGCCGAAGATGCCGCCGATGGCGAACACGCCCGAAGCGATGCTGAGAATTACCAACAGCGTGCGCCCGCGGCTCTTCCACAGATCGAACCAGACTTTATGCCAGATCACGCTCATGCCCTATCCTTCACACGGACCGTCGTGCGCGATCAGCCCATTGCGCACGACCACGCGGCGCGGAGTTTGGCAGGCGAGTTCGTCATTGTGCGTCACCATCACGAGCGTTTTGCCCTGATCCACAAGATGGCTGAAGAGATTGAGCACATCATCGCTGGTTTGCGCGTCGAGGTTGCCCGTCGGTTCGTCTGCAACGATGAGCGGCGGGTCGTTGGCAAGCGCGCGCAATGGCGGCGCGTTGTTGCTGTCCGCCTGAGACGTTGCCAGGCAATTTCTGCGCCTGATCCGCCAAGCCGACCAGTTCCAGCAGGTGCATGGCACGTTCACGGCGCTGCTTCTTCGGCAGGGAGTTGGCAAAGTCCATCGGCAAAATGATGTTTTGCAATAAGTTCAATGAAGGCAATAATTGAAAGAATTGAAAGACGATGCCCACCTGCGTCCCCCGCCAGATCGATAACTGCTCTTCGTTCATGGCATGGATGGGCGTGCCGTTCACGTACACTTCGCCGCTGGTGGGATGGTCGATACCCGTGATCATGTTCAATAGCGTGGACTTGCCATTGCCCGACGGTCCCACAATGGCGAGAAATTCGCCGCGCATGGCTTGCAGCGACACGCCCTTTAAAACACTAACCTTCCATGGGAACGCCTGCAAAAGATGTTCAAATAAGCGGCGTTTCTACTGGGGTACCACAAGGACTTGTCCACGCATGACCAAGTCCTTGTTTTTTTGATTGAGTTATTCGATCAATTTTAATGAGTAGACTCAATTTGTTTTCGAAATTTACACCTGTATATCAGATACGCACCCCGCCGGACAGATCCGATTATGGTTGTGATGCAAAGAATTGAAGGTTGCGCGGAAAAAATTAAGTTTGTCTTACAAGATTGCTTATATGCTGATGTATAATATATGAATTGGACTTGAATAGGTTGAATTCCGCAGGCGTTAGTGAGACACCCTGCTTCAATGCAGCAGGCGTACATTCTGGGTAAAGCGGTTGATTTAAATTTAGCAAGGGATAACGATGTCCATCCACGCTTACCTTCCGCAAGACAGATTACGCGCGATCACGAATGGTGTCTCACTGCCTGATCGGACATCAGGGTCGGCGTTATTCACAGACATTTCAGGCTTCACAGCGTTGACCGAATCCCTGCGCGAAAAATTTGGTGCAAGACAAGGCGCGGAAGAATTGACCAAGCAATTGGATTCGGTGTATTCTGCGTTGATTGCCGGGGTCGAGAGGTATGGCGGGAGTGTGATCGGCTTCGCAGGGGATTCGATGTTATGTTGGTTCGATAAATCGGAGGATGGAGATTGGGGATCAGAACGTAGAGCTTCGAGTTGTGCATTTGCGATGCAAGAATCGATCAGGGAATTTCCTGCTTTGGCATTGAAGGTTTGTATTGCCAGCGGAGATGCGAGGCGATTCGTTGTGGGTGATCAGACGATACAACGAATTGACATATTGGCAGGTGCTACAGTAGTACGGACAGCCACAGGCGAAGGTCTGGCAAACAAAGGTGATGTATTGCTCGATGAAGGGACAGCAAATGCGCTGGGCGAAACGATCCAGATCAAGGAGTGGCGAAATGCCGAAGGAAGTGGCGAGAAATTTGCAGTGACCGGGAGGGGGGAGGCGGGAGAGATGGATCAGATCCATGAACAGAATGTTTTTGGCGCAGAAACGCAAAGTGCGGCACCTATATTACACGCCTTGAAACCGTATGTGCATCGAGCCGTGTACGAACGCGAGACTTCCGGACAGGGACAATTCATGAACGAGTTCCGTCCGTGTGCGGCGTTGTTTGTTCGTTTTACAGGCATTGACTACGATTCAGAGTCAGCAGAGTCGGAATTGGATCATTTTATTCGCAGTGTTCAATTGACAGCAAGCCGTTATGAAGGCGTGTTGATAGATATCACCATCGGAGATAAGGGTAGTTATGCCTATATCAACTTTGGGGCGGTGAATACGCATGAGGACGACCCCCGCCGCGCGGTGAAGGCGGCGTTGGAACTGCGGAACAAGACCGATCTTCGGCTGCAGATGAGTATTACACGTGGGGTGATGCTGGCAGGCGCCTACGGCGGAAAAACCCGCAAGACGTTTGGCGCGTTGGGCGATGATGTCAATCTCGCGGCGAGACTGATGACCACTGCCAGGGAAAATGAAATATTGTTAAGCAGTCACGTATACAAGGCGGTCAATGAGTATTTCACTTTTGAAGCGCGCCCTGCGGTGATGGTAAAAGGAAAATCCAAGCCCATTCCTTTATATCAGTTGATGGGCGAAAGCCGGCGGCGAGCCGTGCGCTTGCAGGAGCCGAGTTACTCCCTGCCGATGGTGGGACGGCAGGCTGAGCTGAAACGCATCGAGCAGAAGCTCGATCTGGCAAAAGAAGGTAAGTGCCAGGTGATCGGCATCGTGGCGGAGGCAGGCTTGGGCAAGTCCCGACTCGTGGCGGAGGTAATCCGCAGCGCGAGAAAAAAAGGATTCGTCGGCTTCGGTGGTGCGTGTCAATCTGACGGTTTGACATCCCCGTATCTTGCATGGAAA from Anaerolineales bacterium includes:
- the hisA gene encoding 1-(5-phosphoribosyl)-5-[(5-phosphoribosylamino)methylideneamino]imidazole-4-carboxamide isomerase, whose product is MFTIYPGIDLRGSKVVRLKEGDPARMTSYSDDPAETARRWIDAGAAWLHVVNLDGAFGESDNANRDALESILKLGVRVQFGGGVRSLESIESALSLGVSRVILGTIAIEQPDIVRDALTRFGAEQIAVGIDARDGLVRTRGWKDNSGVPALDLALHMRILGLGTVIFTDVSRDGLGSGLNIPATRELSEKSGLDVIASGGVHTIDDVKAAKDAGLAGCIIGRALYDGTVDLREALQV
- the hisI gene encoding phosphoribosyl-AMP cyclohydrolase, which encodes MNDDLLSAIKYDANGLVPAIVQDVTTKDVLMMAWMNAESLQLTMETGETVFWSRSRQEIWHKGATSGNVQKVVEVRLDCDADTLLILVEPAGPACHTGERTCFYKSVEGSKLKVES
- a CDS encoding ABC transporter permease; its protein translation is MVLILFNIDYPTFEFSTRAITYQVIAALIAPALAALIPIFKGARITVREAIASYGIGGDFGSNGLDRLDERVGSVFLSTPYAAALGNMFRRKGRLILTLLVLSTAGVMFLIVMSLISSTTLTLDNDMARRGYDFRIGFTRNQPSEDLVQTALDVEGVTAAEVWFSRNATILRAGERLQDSAGLGAQLIGLPAESGLYQPIITSGRWFEAGDGNVIVLSGETAEKNNIAVGDTINLNLGELGNSEWEVIGTYRVVYGGGFVIEAIYAPLEAVYDATGVQDEGTQIYIQTDRTMTSDIKQLSDDLRAVYEAEDKSIDLYTTSVVFEERDYANNQFQSMIGMFLGLAMLVATVGGIGLMGARHQRDGTAARDRCDALHRCEQPPDDDHLHHGRHLAGVGQLVGIHPPRLCHRRTARPRARSDHARYRFGLRFQHPRRVHLARDDFGHLHFRFVGACPSSRADECAREFAVFVDHAAN
- the hisF gene encoding imidazole glycerol phosphate synthase subunit HisF, which produces MLAKRIIPCLDIKDGRVVKGVNFVNLRDAGDPVEQARLYDEQGADELVFLDISATHEGRKTTLELVSRVAETVFMPLTVGGGIREVDDMRNLLLAGADKVSVNSAAVKRPELLSEGASRFGAQCILLAIDARRNGSSWEVYVAGGRTSTGIDAVEWAVRGVELGAGEILLTSMDADGTLAGYDLELTSIISNMVSVPVIASGGAGTPSHFADVLTVGNADAALAASLFHDGKLRIPELKEELRLQGVPVRL
- a CDS encoding ATP-binding cassette domain-containing protein, which translates into the protein MSLQAMRGEFLAIVGPSGNGKSTLLNMITGIDHPTSGEVYVNGTPIHAMNEEQLSIWRGTQVGIVFQFFQLLPSLNLLQNIILPMDFANSLPKKQRRERAMHLLELVGLADQAQKLPGNVSGGQQQRAAIARACQRPAAHRCRRTDGQPRRANQR
- the hisE gene encoding phosphoribosyl-ATP diphosphatase, whose protein sequence is MSIQWLFDVIEERKKNPNEKSYTTSLFNEGLPKIAQKVGEEGTEVVVAALAQEDQRLIEEVADLTYHTLVLLAARGLTPAHVIAELEKRHK
- a CDS encoding ABC transporter permease, whose translation is MSVIWHKVWFDLWKSRGRTLLVILSIASGVFAIGGIFGMVDLLLSGMDASHRDVNPSHVNIILRNFVDADIVDDLKTIEGVEDIDPVNQISVRYRTSDDEPWKLSTLVMRDYDEQVYDQFVLKEGGYPTGLDLGMECLTGQYFGIEIGDDVTFEIDGEPTSFTVQSQIRHPFVQPPQFGGQAHFFVSAEGLEEFGIPEGQYGQLLVRVDEYSLERAQEIAGDIGERLGEQGLGVIVTLYQDPDRHWGRMFVEGVNLILQIMAIVSLFLSVVLVLNTMTAIITQQTDQIGILKSIGGRSSVVARIYLVEVFVYGVLALIVSLPLGMAFAYGMTRWF